The following proteins are co-located in the Theropithecus gelada isolate Dixy chromosome 19, Tgel_1.0, whole genome shotgun sequence genome:
- the C5AR1 gene encoding C5a anaphylatoxin chemotactic receptor 1, which translates to MDPFGSTSPDYGHYDDNNILDSNTPVDKTSNTLRVPDILALVVFAVVFLVGVLGNALVVWVTAFEVKRTINAIWFLNLAVADFLSCLALPILFTSIVQHHHWPFGGTACRILPSLILLNMYASILLLATISADRFLLVFNPIWCQNFRGAGLAWLACAVAWGLALLLTIPSFLYRVVRQEDFSPKVSCGVDYNNDTRRERAVAIVRLVLGFLWPLLTLTICYTFLLLRTWSRRATRSTKTLKVVVAVVASFFIFWLPYHVTGTMMSFLHPLSPTYLQLKKLDSLSISFAYINCCINPVIYVVAGQGFQGRLRKSLPSLLRNVLTEESVVRESKSFTRSTVDTTTEKTQAV; encoded by the coding sequence GACCCCTTCGGTAGTACCAGCCCTGATTATGGGCACTACGATGACAATAATATCCTGGACTCCAACACCCCTGTGGATAAAACTTCTAACACGCTGCGTGTTCCAGACATCCTGGCCTTGGTCGTCTTTGCAGTCGTCTTCCTGGTGGGAGTGCTGGGCAATGCCCTGGTGGTCTGGGTGACGGCATTCGAGGTCAAGCGGACCATCAATGCCATCTGGTTCCTCAACTTGGCAGTAGCTGACTTCCTCTCCTGCCTGGCGCTGCCCATCTTGTTCACGTCCATTGTGCAGCATCACCACTGGCCCTTTGGCGGGACCGCCTGCCGTATCCTGCCCTCCCTTATCCTACTCAACATGTACGCCAGCATCCTGCTCCTGGCCACCATCAGTGCCGACCGCTTTCTGCTGGTGTTTAACCCCATCTGGTGCCAGAACTTCCGAGGGGCCGGCTTGGCCTGGTTGGCCTGTGCCGTGGCTTGGGGTTTAGCCCTGCTGCTGACCATACCCTCCTTCCTGTACCGGGTGGTCCGGCAGGAGGATTTTTCACCAAAGGTGTCGTGTGGCGTGGACTACAACAATGACACACGGCGGGAGCGAGCTGTGGCCATTGTCCGGCTGGTCCTGGGCTTCCTGTGGCCCCTACTCACACTCACGATCTGTTACACCTTCCTCCTGCTCCGGACGTGGAGCCGCAGGGCCACGAGGTCCACCAAGACACTCaaggtggtggtggcggtggtggccAGTTTCTTTATCTTCTGGTTGCCCTACCACGTGACGGGGACAATGATGTCCTTCCTGCACCCGTTGTCACCCACATACCTGCAGCTGAAGAAACTGGACTCCCTGAGTATCTCCTTTGCCTACATCAACTGCTGCATCAACCCCGTCATCTATGTAGTGGCTGGCCAGGGCTTCCAGGGCCGACTGCGGAaatccctccccagcctcctccgGAACGTGTTGACTGAAGAGTCCGTGGTCAGGGAGAGCAAATCATTCACGCGCTCCACAGTGGACACTACGACCGAGAAAACCCAGGCAGTGTAG